From Pseudoalteromonas piratica:
CGAATTGGACGTAATGTATCCATGGTAGTTTTGATTACCTCAAAATTTGATTGATAGTGCGAGAAAACACTTAATTTAAACGAATATTTTAACTTACTTTTGCTTATAACTCGACGACCATTTGTCGCTTTTATAAACAAGATCTGTAGCGCTGGTCTTTACCTAAATTAAATTTGAACGTGAATTTAATTTAGTGTGTTTTTCGGGGTTAGAAAAACAAAAAAGCACCCGAGGATTCCCAAGGGTGCTTTTTATTGCACCGTTAGGTGCTAATTAGTTCATGCCGTACTTTTTAAGCTTCTTACGAAGTGTACCGCGGTTGATACCTAGTAAGATTGCTGCGCGAGTTTGGTTACCGCGAGTGTAGGTCATTACTTCTTCAAGTAACGGCGCTTCAAGTTCTGAAAGAACTAGCTCGTAAACATCTTGTACATCTTGACCATTAAGTTGCTTTAAGTAGTTGTGAACTGCTTTTTTACAAGCATCGCGTAATGGCTGTGGTTTCTCTTGAGACTGAACGTGTGCGTTAGTAATAAATGGAGAAGTCACGTTTTGTTCGAACATCGTCTTTCTTACTCTTTGTTAATTATCTGCTAGTGTTTCAAAGTACTTTTCTAACGTATCAATTTGCTCTTGCTGAGCGTCGATAGCGTTAAATACTCGCCTAAATTGACCTTCACGGTCATGAGCCTGCAAATACCATGAGACATGCTTACGCGCTATTCGCACACCCATTACATCACCATAAAATGCGTGAAGATTTACCAAGTGTTCCATAAGAATACTCTGTACCTCGTCCAAAGCTGGCTCCGGTAGTAATTCTCCAGTGGTGAGATAATGGTTTATCTCCCTAAAAATCCAAGGGCGACCTTGTGCTGCACGGCCTATCATCAAAGCATCTGCGCCCGTATATTCCAAAACCTGTTTTGCTTTTTGTGGCGATGTAATATCACCGTTCGCTACGACAGGAATGGAGACTGAACTCTTAATGTCCTTAATTGTTTGGTATTCAGCTTCACCCTTGTACATACAAGAACGTGTACGGCCATGAACCGCCAGCGACTGAATCCCATTTTGTTCAGCGATGCGCGCAATCTCTACACCATTTCGATTATCAGTATCCCACCCTGTACGGATTTTTAACGTCACTGGCACATCAACTGCATTTACTACAGCTTTAACGATGTCAGTAACGAGTTCGGGGTACTGCAAAAGGGCAGAGCCTGCGAGCTTTTTATTCACTTTTTTTGCTGGACAACCCATATTGATATCCACAATTTGTGCGCCATTTTTGACATTAAATTGGGCTGCTTCCGCCATCAGTTGTGGGTCAGCACCTGCAATTTGCACACTGCGAATACCAGACTCGCCGGAGTGATCCATACGAGACATTGATTTTTCGGTTTTCCAAACCTTAGGATTGGATGACAACATTTCAGATACAGCAAGACCTGCACCGAGTCGACGGCATAGCTGTCTAAACGGTCTATCTGTTACTCCAGCCATAGGAGCAACCATTAAGTTATTTTCTAACTGATAAGGGCCTATCTGCACAATAAATCTGGGTCACCAATCAAGGGGCGCTAAGTTTACGGTTTTTTTTGCAAAAATCAAAGCCTATTATTTATACAAAAGTGGTTTTTTTTTAAACTTTTGATATTGACTTTTTGTAACTGGCTATAGAAGGAAAAAAATGGAAGATTTTTGTTAGCAAAAATAACAAATCCTTAACTCAAGAGGGCTTGAGCTAAGGATTTTAAAGGAAGACGTGTCAAAGACTTCTTAGTGTTTTTGACCTGCAACACGCATCCATTCACCATCTTGCAGACTGGTTTCAAGGTTAGCGTATTGGCTGTAGATATCTTCTACCGAAGCAACTTGCTCTTCAAGAATTCCTGACAGTGCAAATTGACCACCTGATTTAAGTAAACCCAGAATAACTTGGTGTAACTCTCTAAGAGGCTGAGCCAAAATATTAGCAACCAAGATATCGGCTTCAAATTCCGGTTGATCTTCAGGTAGGTATACTTCAAGTAAATCGGCCACACCGTTACGCTCTGCATTATCACGACTGGCTTCTAATGCTTGTGGATCAATATCGATACCAATTACACGTTCTGCCCCCAGTTTTAGTGCAGCAATACCTAAAATGCCTGAGCCACAACCAAAATCGACCACTGTTTTACCTGTTAGATCTAAGCTGTCTAACCAACGTAAGCATAATGCTGTGGTGTTGTGAGTACCGGTACCAAATGCAAGGCCTGGATCAAGTAATACATTTACTGCATTAGGATCGGGAATGTCACGCCAACTCGGGCAAATCCACAATCTCTCACCAAATTGAATCGGGTGGAAATTATCCATCCACTCGCGTTCCCAGTCTTTGTCTTCAAGTTGCTCAACTTTAAAAACGAATTGTTCTTGCAGAGCGGGTAATGTCGCAAGTTGATCAGTAATAGCTTGCATATCAACGCTGGCATCAAATAAACCGATCACGGTCGTGTCTGCCCAAAGGGTTACCTCACCCAGTTTAGGTTCGTAAATTGGGGTGTCTTTTGCATCAACGAAAGTAACTGAAGGGCAGCCTAGCTCCATCAGCTCATCGCTAATGAGTTCAGCATTTTCTTTGGTGCTATTTATGCGGATTTGTACCCACGCCATAGTATTTATCCTATAAGAAAAAAGGCCGCAATGTGCGGCCTTTTAGTGTAACTGTTTACTTAGCCTTTAAAGTCTAAGAAGCTTTTCAGTAAGTCTGAACGAGAAGGGTGACGAAGCTTGCGAAGTGCTTTTGCTTCGATTTGACGAATACGCTCACGGGTTACGTCAAACTGTTTACCTACTTCTTCTAGTGTATGGTCAGTATTCATGTCGATACCGAAACGCATACGAAGTACTTTTGCTTCACGCGCTGTAAGACCTGCAAGTACATCATGCGTTGCATTTTTGAGGCTTTCCATTGTTGCCGAATCAACCGGCGATTCAATGGTGCTATCCTCAATGAAATCACCTAAGTGCGAATCTTCATCGTCACCGATTGGCGTCTCCATTGAAATTGGCTCTTTTGCAATTTTCAGTACTTTACGGATTTTATCTTCCGGCATTACCATGCGCTCTGCGAGTTCTTCAGGCGATGGCTCACGACCCATTTCTTGTAACATTTGACGTGAAATACGATTTAGTTTGTTAATCGTTTCAATCATGTGCACAGGAATACGGATTGTACGCGCTTGGTCAGCAATTGAACGTGTAATTGCCTGACGGATCCACCATGTAGCATAAGTTGAGAACTTATAACCGCGGCGGTATTCAAACTTATCAACTGCTTTCATAAGACCAATGTTACCTTCTTGGATTAAGTCCAAGAATTGTAAACCACGGTTGGTGTATTTCTTCGCAATTGAAATTACAAGACGTAAGTTTGCTTCAACCATCTCTTTTTTCGCGCGGCGAGCTTTTGCTTCACCGATTGACATACGACGGTTGATATCTTTAATGCGTTCTAGGTTAAGGCCTGTGCTTTCTTCCATAAGACGAAGCTTGTTGATACAACGTTCAACTTCAGGTTTAACTTCTGCAAGTTTATTCGAGTAAAGCTCGCCTGCAGCGATTTCTTTGTCTAACCAAGCAGCATCGGTTTCGTTGTTTGCAAAGTTTTTAACAAAGGTTTTCTTTGGCATTTTCGCAATTTGAACAACTTGCTTCATGATGATGCGTTCCTGAACACGGATACGATCCATCATGTCACGCATATTTTTAACCATGCGGTCAAATTGCTTGGGCATTAGTTTGAATGTGCGGAAGTGCTCACCGATTTCAGCAATAATTGCGACTGCATCTGGGTGAGAGCGGCCTTTTTCTTCAAAAATTGCACGCGCTTTATTGTATAGATCACGCAATTTTTCAAAATTTTCTGCAGCTTCTTCTGGGCAAGGACCTGTATCTGCTTCTTCCTCGTCCTCATCGTCATCATCGCTTTCAAGATCTGAATCTTCATCATCCAGTTGATCTTCTGATAGCTCAGAACCGATGTGCGTTGCAGAGATCATGGTTTCATCTGCGTCTGGATCGTAGAAGCCGCTAATAATGTCACTGAGGCGAACATCTTCAGCAAGATAGTTGTCCCACTGCTCAAGTAAATAGTTGATTGCTTCTGGATATTCAGCAACAGATACTTGTACTTGGTTGATACCGTCTTCAATACGCTTAGCGATGTCGATTTCGCCTTCACGCGTAAGTAGTTCAACAGTAC
This genomic window contains:
- the fis gene encoding DNA-binding transcriptional regulator Fis, which gives rise to MFEQNVTSPFITNAHVQSQEKPQPLRDACKKAVHNYLKQLNGQDVQDVYELVLSELEAPLLEEVMTYTRGNQTRAAILLGINRGTLRKKLKKYGMN
- the dusB gene encoding tRNA dihydrouridine synthase DusB, producing MQIGPYQLENNLMVAPMAGVTDRPFRQLCRRLGAGLAVSEMLSSNPKVWKTEKSMSRMDHSGESGIRSVQIAGADPQLMAEAAQFNVKNGAQIVDINMGCPAKKVNKKLAGSALLQYPELVTDIVKAVVNAVDVPVTLKIRTGWDTDNRNGVEIARIAEQNGIQSLAVHGRTRSCMYKGEAEYQTIKDIKSSVSIPVVANGDITSPQKAKQVLEYTGADALMIGRAAQGRPWIFREINHYLTTGELLPEPALDEVQSILMEHLVNLHAFYGDVMGVRIARKHVSWYLQAHDREGQFRRVFNAIDAQQEQIDTLEKYFETLADN
- the prmA gene encoding 50S ribosomal protein L11 methyltransferase; the protein is MAWVQIRINSTKENAELISDELMELGCPSVTFVDAKDTPIYEPKLGEVTLWADTTVIGLFDASVDMQAITDQLATLPALQEQFVFKVEQLEDKDWEREWMDNFHPIQFGERLWICPSWRDIPDPNAVNVLLDPGLAFGTGTHNTTALCLRWLDSLDLTGKTVVDFGCGSGILGIAALKLGAERVIGIDIDPQALEASRDNAERNGVADLLEVYLPEDQPEFEADILVANILAQPLRELHQVILGLLKSGGQFALSGILEEQVASVEDIYSQYANLETSLQDGEWMRVAGQKH
- the rpoD gene encoding RNA polymerase sigma factor RpoD; the protein is MEQTPQSQLKLLIQKGKEQGYLTFAEVNDHLPQDIIDSEQVEDIIGMINDMGIQVVENAPDADELMMQETTTDEDAAEAAAAALATVEKEIGRTTDPVRMYMREMGTVELLTREGEIDIAKRIEDGINQVQVSVAEYPEAINYLLEQWDNYLAEDVRLSDIISGFYDPDADETMISATHIGSELSEDQLDDEDSDLESDDDDEDEEEADTGPCPEEAAENFEKLRDLYNKARAIFEEKGRSHPDAVAIIAEIGEHFRTFKLMPKQFDRMVKNMRDMMDRIRVQERIIMKQVVQIAKMPKKTFVKNFANNETDAAWLDKEIAAGELYSNKLAEVKPEVERCINKLRLMEESTGLNLERIKDINRRMSIGEAKARRAKKEMVEANLRLVISIAKKYTNRGLQFLDLIQEGNIGLMKAVDKFEYRRGYKFSTYATWWIRQAITRSIADQARTIRIPVHMIETINKLNRISRQMLQEMGREPSPEELAERMVMPEDKIRKVLKIAKEPISMETPIGDDEDSHLGDFIEDSTIESPVDSATMESLKNATHDVLAGLTAREAKVLRMRFGIDMNTDHTLEEVGKQFDVTRERIRQIEAKALRKLRHPSRSDLLKSFLDFKG